In Candidatus Zixiibacteriota bacterium, the following are encoded in one genomic region:
- the glp gene encoding gephyrin-like molybdotransferase Glp, with translation MIDYSDALSMVLRQTGPLGVQRVRLEDSPGCVLARPLRARYDSPRFSQSAMDGYAVRAADLRGAAARAPVPLELVGAAYAGRPSRAIVRRGTAVGIMTGAPLPRGADTVVMKEVCTEHDSGLIVREAARRGDNVRRRGEEYRKRALLLPAGTRITPPVIGLVAAAGHASVTVYRKPTVVLIVTGDELRRPGQSLRAGEIHDSNSPALAAALQELGIGAGRIVHTKDRTSPIRNHLRRALSSADVLITVGGVSVGDRDLVKPILEELGVHTLFWKVAIKPGKPNYFGVYRPQGRHRPPRMTRTSHALVFGLPGNPVSALLSFHQLVKPALLKILGLKNHAPGTSVATLAKPLRKKAGRLEWVRGVTRREDGRLLVTPTAAQESHMLTGLAQAECLIDCPVEQTDLRVGADVNIRLLEWRQ, from the coding sequence ATGATCGACTATTCCGACGCACTAAGTATGGTACTCAGGCAGACCGGTCCGCTTGGTGTGCAGCGCGTGCGACTGGAGGACTCACCTGGGTGCGTACTCGCCAGGCCGTTGCGCGCCCGTTACGACTCGCCGCGTTTTTCCCAATCGGCGATGGATGGATATGCCGTGCGTGCGGCCGACCTGCGCGGCGCGGCAGCACGCGCTCCCGTCCCGCTGGAGTTGGTGGGAGCCGCCTATGCCGGGCGGCCGTCGCGGGCGATCGTCCGCAGAGGCACAGCGGTCGGGATCATGACCGGTGCGCCGCTGCCGCGCGGCGCCGACACCGTCGTCATGAAAGAAGTTTGCACAGAGCACGATTCCGGGCTGATCGTTCGTGAGGCGGCGCGACGCGGCGACAATGTCCGTCGCCGGGGTGAAGAGTACCGTAAACGTGCGCTCTTATTGCCCGCCGGTACGCGGATCACACCGCCGGTCATCGGCCTGGTGGCCGCAGCGGGTCATGCATCGGTCACCGTCTATCGCAAACCGACAGTCGTCCTGATTGTGACCGGCGATGAGCTGCGTCGGCCGGGCCAGTCACTGCGTGCCGGGGAGATCCATGACTCAAACTCCCCGGCTCTGGCTGCAGCTCTGCAAGAACTGGGAATCGGAGCCGGCAGGATCGTGCATACGAAGGACCGTACGTCCCCCATCCGGAACCATCTCCGCCGTGCGCTGAGCTCCGCCGATGTGCTCATTACTGTTGGTGGCGTGTCGGTCGGCGACCGGGATCTGGTGAAGCCGATTCTGGAGGAGCTGGGTGTGCATACGCTCTTCTGGAAGGTCGCGATCAAGCCCGGGAAACCAAACTACTTTGGCGTCTATCGCCCGCAAGGGCGCCACCGACCTCCTCGCATGACGCGCACGTCCCATGCGCTCGTCTTCGGCCTCCCCGGTAATCCGGTATCGGCGCTGTTGTCTTTCCATCAACTGGTCAAGCCGGCCCTCCTGAAGATCCTCGGCCTGAAGAACCACGCGCCGGGGACTTCGGTTGCGACACTCGCCAAACCCCTGCGCAAGAAGGCCGGTCGTCTGGAGTGGGTGCGCGGTGTCACCCGTCGGGAGGACGGCAGACTGCTGGTGACGCCGACGGCAGCGCAGGAATCCCACATGCTCACTGGTCTGGCACAGGCGGAGTGTTTAATTGATTGTCCCGTAGAGCAAACAGACCTGCGCGTCGGCGCCGATGTCAATATCCGGCTTCTGGAGTGGCGGCAGTGA